A single genomic interval of Metasolibacillus fluoroglycofenilyticus harbors:
- a CDS encoding Na(+)/H(+) antiporter subunit F1, with product MIEKILLVSLVLFMIAIALLLYRVIVGPSMPDRAIGLDTIGVNLISSIAIVSILLTTKAFLEAILILGILAFIGTIAFSKYIERGVIVERKSNR from the coding sequence ATGATTGAGAAAATCCTGTTGGTTTCGCTCGTTTTATTTATGATTGCGATAGCGCTTCTCCTCTATCGTGTTATTGTAGGACCTTCTATGCCAGACCGTGCGATTGGGCTTGATACAATAGGTGTTAACTTGATTTCTTCTATTGCCATTGTATCTATTTTATTGACAACAAAAGCCTTTTTAGAGGCAATTTTAATTTTAGGTATTTTAGCATTTATCGGAACGATAGCATTTTCTAAGTATATTGAAAGGGGTGTTATCGTTGAGCGTAAATCAAATCGTTGA
- a CDS encoding Na+/H+ antiporter subunit G, with the protein MSVNQIVEWLGVLMILFGAIISVVSAFGMIRLPDVYTRSHAATKSATLSVLACLSGAFLYFWSHDGYVSIRLILGIIFVFITAPVAGHLVCRAAYRSRVPLAEGSGEDLLKPVLFGDEANVPEHTEETPIEREPKE; encoded by the coding sequence TTGAGCGTAAATCAAATCGTTGAGTGGCTAGGAGTGTTGATGATTCTTTTTGGCGCAATTATTAGCGTTGTCAGCGCATTTGGTATGATTCGACTTCCAGATGTATATACACGCTCACATGCGGCAACGAAAAGCGCCACTTTGTCAGTCTTAGCCTGTCTTTCCGGTGCATTTCTCTATTTTTGGAGCCATGATGGCTATGTAAGTATCCGTTTAATTTTAGGAATTATTTTCGTGTTTATTACCGCGCCTGTTGCAGGACATCTTGTTTGTCGTGCAGCATATCGTTCGCGTGTACCACTTGCTGAAGGCTCGGGCGAGGATTTATTAAAGCCTGTGTTATTCGGCGATGAGGCAAATGTACCTGAACATACTGAAGAAACGCCAATTGAACGTGAACCAAAAGAATAG
- a CDS encoding GntR family transcriptional regulator — translation MKLNMDGMTPIYVQIAEWLQNEILAERLVADGKVYSQYQLAELFNINPATAGKGLTLLLEEEIIYKKRGLGMFVTEQAKEMILQKRRSETLQQLARELVDEARRLALTDMELIALVQKMQRGE, via the coding sequence TTGAAGTTGAATATGGATGGGATGACACCTATTTATGTACAGATTGCCGAATGGCTGCAAAATGAAATATTGGCAGAGCGCCTTGTTGCGGATGGTAAAGTGTATTCGCAATATCAGTTAGCGGAGCTGTTCAATATTAATCCAGCGACTGCTGGAAAGGGGCTAACACTCTTATTAGAAGAAGAGATTATATATAAAAAGAGGGGATTAGGTATGTTTGTAACGGAGCAAGCGAAAGAAATGATTCTGCAGAAACGACGTAGTGAAACGTTGCAGCAACTTGCGAGAGAATTGGTGGATGAGGCGCGGCGTCTGGCTTTGACAGATATGGAGTTAATAGCGCTAGTCCAGAAAATGCAGAGGGGGGAGTAG
- a CDS encoding ATP-binding cassette domain-containing protein, which translates to MIRCENIVKKYRGKEVLKGVSCHLDEHKIIGLIGRNGAGKSTLLNILAGHIKPTAGKVSIYNSNPFNSITAATNTIFIEEGMTFAQNDNIAQILKTARRFYPNWQQELAEKLLQYVGIHLNSSHQNLSKGQRSTFNLIYGLATRCAITLLDEPMNGMDEAVRADMYRAILKEYIAYPRTIIISSHHLKEIEHLIEEILLIHNGQVVFHEELEKMQQYAVRLVGQPEQLEPYRNHALFVKQEGLLAEVVIERKYFDGQSTIQVQPVSVSDSCRYMTASTTGGIDDVFQ; encoded by the coding sequence TTGATTCGATGCGAAAATATCGTGAAAAAATACCGAGGTAAAGAGGTGCTCAAGGGTGTTTCATGCCATCTTGACGAGCATAAAATTATTGGACTTATTGGACGTAATGGTGCGGGTAAATCTACGTTACTCAATATTTTAGCGGGTCATATAAAGCCGACAGCAGGAAAAGTGAGTATTTACAATAGCAATCCATTTAACAGTATAACGGCAGCGACGAATACCATTTTTATTGAGGAGGGAATGACCTTTGCTCAAAACGACAATATCGCACAAATTTTAAAAACTGCTAGGCGCTTTTATCCAAATTGGCAGCAAGAGCTTGCAGAGAAGCTATTGCAATATGTAGGTATTCATCTGAATAGCTCACACCAAAATTTATCGAAGGGGCAGCGTTCTACATTTAATTTGATTTATGGGCTGGCGACACGCTGTGCCATCACATTGCTTGATGAGCCAATGAATGGCATGGATGAGGCGGTACGTGCAGATATGTATCGTGCAATTTTAAAAGAGTATATTGCATATCCACGGACGATTATTATATCAAGTCATCATTTGAAGGAAATTGAGCACTTAATTGAAGAAATCTTGTTAATTCATAATGGGCAAGTGGTGTTCCATGAAGAGCTAGAGAAAATGCAGCAATACGCAGTGCGACTTGTAGGGCAGCCAGAACAGCTAGAACCTTATCGAAACCATGCCTTGTTTGTAAAGCAAGAGGGGTTATTAGCAGAGGTCGTTATAGAGCGAAAGTATTTCGATGGTCAATCGACTATTCAAGTGCAGCCTGTTTCAGTAAGCGATTCGTGTAGGTATATGACAGCTAGCACAACAGGAGGTATTGATGATGTATTTCAGTAA